A single region of the Anaerostipes rhamnosivorans genome encodes:
- a CDS encoding HAD family hydrolase: METYQGVIFDFNGTMFFDDDKHVMAWGEISRLLRGTDVTDEELHTKLNGTPNIINIQYMMNGRATEEEQVRYSQLKEEYYRRFCREDKEHFHLVEGVERFLDLLKEKGIPFTIASASIKENMDFFIESFGLDRWFDPSRIVYDDGTYENKIAMFEKAADLIGVDMSHIRIYEDSLSGIKSAYEAGCRDIAVICAKEKESELRNYPGVTKTMQDFLF; this comes from the coding sequence ATGGAGACATATCAGGGTGTGATTTTTGATTTCAATGGGACAATGTTTTTTGACGATGATAAGCATGTGATGGCGTGGGGAGAGATCTCAAGGCTTTTAAGGGGGACGGATGTCACAGACGAAGAACTTCACACAAAGCTGAACGGAACCCCAAACATCATAAATATCCAGTACATGATGAACGGAAGGGCGACAGAGGAGGAACAGGTCAGATATTCTCAACTGAAAGAGGAATACTACCGGAGATTCTGCAGAGAGGATAAAGAGCATTTCCATTTGGTGGAAGGGGTAGAAAGATTTCTGGATCTTCTGAAAGAAAAGGGAATTCCTTTTACTATCGCCAGTGCATCCATTAAAGAAAATATGGACTTTTTCATAGAGTCTTTTGGTCTGGACCGCTGGTTTGATCCTTCCCGGATCGTCTATGATGACGGGACTTATGAAAACAAGATCGCCATGTTTGAAAAGGCGGCAGATTTGATCGGCGTGGATATGTCCCACATCCGGATTTATGAAGATTCGCTTTCAGGGATCAAAAGTGCCTACGAAGCAGGGTGCAGGGATATCGCAGTGATCTGTGCAAAAGAAAAGGAATCGGAGTTAAGAAACTACCCGGGTGTTACAAAAACCATGCAGGACTTCTTGTTCTGA
- the prmA gene encoding 50S ribosomal protein L11 methyltransferase, producing MGWNQITISTVTGAEDMLSYELTELGACGVEVEDRVPLTQEEMKEMFIEVLPDHQEPDDGKALLHCYFDESENLEDVTMRIQEMLDRVKDFMDIGEGTIEYGFTKEEDWINNWKQFFKPLRLDDTIIIKPTWEELTDQKEGDVVVEIDPGTAFGTGSHETTRLCIEGLKEEIGPDTVMLDVGCGSGILSIIALKLGAGKTVMTDIDPRAVKAAAENMDVNHLAGDRYEVFGGNVLDDMEFARSLGEHQYDLVAANILADVILPLTEIVDMFLKEDGAFVISGIIDTKEQDVLQKLEEYGFQAVKTRRLKEWVSITARKRKD from the coding sequence ATGGGATGGAACCAAATTACGATCAGCACCGTGACCGGAGCGGAGGATATGCTGAGTTATGAACTGACAGAGCTTGGAGCGTGCGGTGTAGAAGTGGAGGACCGGGTGCCTCTGACTCAGGAGGAGATGAAAGAGATGTTCATTGAGGTCCTGCCGGACCATCAGGAACCGGATGACGGAAAAGCTCTGCTTCACTGTTACTTCGATGAATCTGAGAATCTGGAAGACGTGACCATGAGGATCCAGGAGATGTTAGACAGGGTAAAGGATTTTATGGACATTGGAGAGGGTACGATCGAATACGGATTCACCAAGGAAGAGGACTGGATCAACAACTGGAAACAGTTCTTTAAGCCGCTGAGACTGGACGACACGATCATCATCAAACCTACCTGGGAGGAGCTTACTGACCAGAAAGAGGGAGATGTGGTGGTAGAGATCGATCCGGGCACCGCATTCGGAACAGGCTCCCATGAGACCACCAGGCTCTGTATTGAGGGCCTGAAGGAAGAGATAGGCCCGGACACGGTCATGCTGGACGTGGGATGCGGCAGCGGTATTTTATCCATTATTGCCCTGAAACTGGGCGCCGGCAAAACAGTCATGACAGATATTGACCCGAGAGCTGTGAAAGCCGCGGCGGAAAATATGGATGTAAATCATTTAGCCGGGGACAGGTATGAGGTGTTCGGGGGGAATGTACTGGATGACATGGAATTCGCAAGATCTCTGGGAGAGCACCAGTATGATCTGGTAGCCGCCAATATTCTGGCTGATGTGATTCTTCCGCTCACTGAGATCGTAGACATGTTCTTAAAGGAAGACGGGGCATTTGTAATCTCCGGCATTATTGATACAAAAGAGCAGGATGTGCTTCAAAAGCTGGAGGAATACGGATTTCAGGCAGTGAAGACAAGAAGATTAAAAGAGTGGGTTTCCATTACAGCAAGGAAAAGGAAAGATTGA